Proteins encoded by one window of Kribbella flavida DSM 17836:
- a CDS encoding Rieske (2Fe-2S) protein, protein MSDDKTANLDRVIASVRDRRSVLRGAAVAGLAGVSAPLLAACGDDGQAGGTPSGAASSPTSAPSSAPSSAPSSAPSSAPSAGGPVLGPAADVPVGGGAVFKEAKVVVTQPTAGQYKGFSAVCTHSGCLVAKVADNTIDCNCHGSKFNATDGSVVTGPAREPLAAVNVSVQGGNIVGSA, encoded by the coding sequence ATGAGCGACGACAAGACGGCCAACCTCGACCGGGTGATCGCCTCGGTACGGGACCGCAGATCGGTCCTGCGCGGCGCCGCCGTGGCCGGGCTCGCCGGCGTGAGCGCGCCGTTGCTGGCGGCGTGCGGCGACGACGGCCAAGCCGGTGGTACGCCGTCCGGCGCCGCCTCCAGCCCGACCTCGGCGCCCTCCTCGGCTCCGTCGTCGGCCCCGTCGTCGGCGCCGTCATCGGCCCCGAGCGCGGGTGGACCGGTGCTCGGGCCGGCCGCGGACGTACCGGTCGGCGGTGGCGCGGTGTTCAAGGAGGCGAAGGTCGTCGTGACCCAGCCGACGGCCGGGCAGTACAAGGGGTTCAGCGCGGTCTGCACGCACAGCGGGTGCCTGGTGGCGAAGGTCGCTGACAACACGATCGACTGCAACTGCCACGGCAGCAAGTTCAACGCGACCGACGGCAGCGTGGTGACCGGGCCGGCCCGCGAGCCGCTGGCCGCGGTGAACGTGTCGGTGCAGGGCGGCAACATCGTCGGCTCGGCCTGA